One window of the Coleofasciculus sp. FACHB-1120 genome contains the following:
- a CDS encoding XDD3 family exosortase-dependent surface protein: MKLRNIATLMAGATATLCFISMTGQQANAGTIHKDWNYSIDAFNDGSGGSAYEIKGMAIKETSDSIFVALTGGTPLTGTYASGAADKNIGWGDLFFNFTDKTFKAASDANSLFGIRFAGTNDSIVSSTGVYKNVQAASVTATNDGYSSLKQYYDSGWNKQNTQGTDLATKTDAYAYFGEGSILNVIGSGTKVGDITMLTASALSAAGLDFSHFLASGDQTIGFQLNKSLLGFGDYVANMFLECGNDGVALAGAILPPAPVVAVTHQVPEPTGIAGMALVALAFVGSQLHKRFHEKVTLELDS; encoded by the coding sequence ATGAAATTGCGTAATATTGCAACCTTAATGGCTGGTGCTACGGCGACTCTCTGCTTTATTTCTATGACTGGACAGCAGGCTAACGCGGGAACAATACACAAAGATTGGAACTATAGCATTGATGCCTTTAATGATGGCTCTGGTGGGTCAGCTTATGAAATTAAAGGGATGGCAATCAAGGAAACCAGTGACAGCATTTTTGTCGCTCTGACTGGTGGTACGCCCTTGACAGGAACTTACGCGAGTGGCGCTGCTGACAAAAACATTGGTTGGGGAGATTTATTCTTCAATTTCACTGATAAAACTTTTAAAGCTGCCAGTGATGCAAACAGTTTGTTTGGGATTCGCTTTGCTGGGACTAACGACTCAATAGTTTCCAGCACTGGCGTCTACAAAAATGTCCAAGCTGCTAGCGTCACTGCAACGAACGACGGATATAGCAGTTTGAAGCAATACTATGATTCTGGATGGAATAAACAGAATACTCAAGGGACGGACTTGGCTACTAAAACTGATGCTTATGCATACTTCGGGGAAGGTTCTATTCTCAATGTAATTGGCTCAGGTACAAAAGTGGGTGACATTACCATGCTCACCGCCTCTGCATTGAGTGCCGCTGGGCTTGATTTTAGTCACTTTTTGGCAAGTGGAGATCAAACCATTGGGTTCCAGTTGAACAAGTCTCTTCTTGGCTTTGGAGACTACGTTGCTAACATGTTTCTTGAGTGTGGCAATGATGGCGTTGCACTGGCTGGAGCAATTTTGCCACCAGCGCCAGTTGTTGCAGTAACTCACCAGGTACCAGAGCCTACTGGAATTGCGGGTATGGCTTTAGTTGCTCTAGCGTTTGTAGGCAGTCAACTGCATAAGCGTTTTCACGAGAAAGTGACGCTAGAGTTAGACTCTTAG
- the lepB gene encoding signal peptidase I → MWEQLRENLQILLIALCLALFIRTFVAEPRYIPSDSMLPTLQVGDRLVVEKVSYRFQAPHLGDIVVFDPPQKLQIQGYAKDQAFIKRVIGTPGHVVKVQNGKVYVDDSPLQEDYIAEPPEYQWGPALVPEDQVLVMGDNRNNSNDSHVWGFLPQENIIGRAFFRFWPLSRISRT, encoded by the coding sequence ATATGGGAACAATTAAGAGAAAACCTGCAAATTCTGTTGATTGCGCTATGTTTAGCTCTTTTTATCCGAACATTTGTTGCAGAACCCCGCTATATCCCCTCTGACTCTATGCTGCCGACCTTGCAAGTGGGCGATCGCTTGGTAGTGGAAAAAGTCTCTTATCGCTTTCAGGCACCCCACCTAGGCGATATCGTAGTTTTTGACCCTCCCCAGAAATTGCAAATTCAAGGCTACGCGAAAGACCAAGCCTTTATTAAACGGGTGATTGGCACACCGGGTCACGTCGTTAAAGTTCAAAATGGCAAGGTTTACGTGGATGACTCGCCTCTCCAGGAAGACTACATCGCAGAACCCCCAGAATATCAGTGGGGACCAGCGCTGGTGCCTGAAGACCAGGTATTAGTTATGGGAGATAACCGTAATAACAGCAACGACTCCCACGTTTGGGGCTTCTTACCCCAAGAAAATATCATTGGTCGCGCCTTCTTCCGCTTCTGGCCTCTTAGCCGGATTAGCCGCACTTAA